Sequence from the Nitrososphaerota archaeon genome:
CCTCGTATGAACCTCTATACCAAGAGCAGCAGCCAACTCAACAGCATCCTGATCAGCATAAGGCGTCACCACAACCAACCTATCAGGAACCCGACCACACCTTCTCTCATAAAAAGCAGCCTTACGCTTAAACAAAGAAATATCAGAACGCCTCACATGAGAAGAAACCTCAACCAAAAGAACCCTACCATCACTCACAGCAACATCAACCTCAACATCACTAGGATGACCATAAACAAACCCCTCATCATCAAACCCACTCCACCGCTCAACCCTAACACCAAAATCCCTCTCCAAAACACCTCTCAACCCCTCCCTAAACGCCTCCTCAGCCATCAAACCCCACCTCACACCCACAGCAGAAATACGCCTCTCAACCAACTCAAACCCCCTCTTCAAATCCTCCCTCAACCTAACAAGCTCCTCAGAGTGCTTCGTCAAAACCTCACTATGCCTAGCCAACAACTCATCGTGCTTAGCAAAGCCCTTGACCATATCCTCCCTAAGTCTCGTAATCTCTTCGGAGTGTCTAGCTAGCAGCTCATCGTGTCTCCTGAATCCAGCAACCATCTCCCTCCTCAGCTTAACGATTTCCTCAGAATGCTTCTCCATCCTCCTCAAAACCTTCGCAAAAAGATCATCATACTTATCGAACCTCTTCAGAACCTCATCTAAACCTATCAAGCCCGCTACTGTGTACCTAAACTCCTCATCCTCCTTCAGCAACCTAATTATGCTCTTCTTTAACCTAGCAGAGGACGCCAAGCTACAAGCAAGTGATACACACCAAACCTTATAAATATAGCGACCAAACCTAAACCTTAACACCCTTAATACCGCAGCAAACAAGATGCCCGTTAATAAGCCGCTAGTAAAGAGAGGTGGAGAAGATGAGCCACTAGCGACCCGCTAGCCAATATTTTCAAATAGTATGCTGCAGCATGGTAGATGAAGAGGTGAGTAGAGATCTGGCAGCAACCGCCTTCAGACGCTTTGCAGAAGAAGTAGTCACATTAATCGGGAAGAGGGTAGCCGTCTCAACCACATATAACAAAACCTACGAAGGAGACTTGATAGGTGTGGACGAAAACCTAAACATCATACTAAACAACGTTACTGGCGCTAAAGAAAAAGCCTTCAAAATCATCATAAACGGAAGATTCATCCAAGAAATCAGCTTAGTCGAGAAACCCTTCGACCTAAAGGCTCTAGCGGACAGGCTCAGCAAAGTCTTCCCAGGGATGGTCAAACTAAGAGAAGACATCGGCGCCATCATAGTGATGGAGAAGATAAAGGTCACACCAGAAGGCGTAGAAGGAACAGGACTAGCGGCAGAGAAAGTCAAGACCGTCTACGAACAATTCCTAAAAGAAATCAAACAAACTCAGCCTTGAGCCGCTTCGAGGTCAAAGCAACCGACCTACTAGGCAGAGTAGGAAGACTCCACACCAGACACGGAGCACTAGAAACACCAGCCCTCCTCCCAGTAGTCCACCCAATAAACCAGGAAATCGACCTAAACACCATCAAAAAGATAGGTTTCAAAGCGGTGATGACCAACGCCTACATAACCTTGAAACGCATAGGAGAAGAAGCAGCGGAAAGAGGCATACACTCCATAATAGGCTTCGACGGCATCATCATGACAGACTCAGGAGGATACCAAGTGCTAGAATACGGTGAAGTAGATGTCACACCAGCAAAGATGACCACCTTCCAAGAAGAAATAGGCTCAGACATAGCAGTAGTGCTAGATAGACCAACAGGCTTCAGCAGAAACCGAGCCTTCGCAGAACAGACCGTCAAAGAAACACTCAAAGCAGCCAAAGAAACGATAGAAACAAAGAAGAAAAGCGACACCCTCTGGGTAGGACCAATCCAAGGAGGCCTCTTCACAGACCTAGTAGCGGAAAGCGCTAGGAGCACATCAACCCTACCCTTTGACCTACACGCCCTAGGAAGCCCAACCGAA
This genomic interval carries:
- a CDS encoding DUF3782 domain-containing protein, which produces MASSARLKKSIIRLLKEDEEFRYTVAGLIGLDEVLKRFDKYDDLFAKVLRRMEKHSEEIVKLRREMVAGFRRHDELLARHSEEITRLREDMVKGFAKHDELLARHSEVLTKHSEELVRLREDLKRGFELVERRISAVGVRWGLMAEEAFREGLRGVLERDFGVRVERWSGFDDEGFVYGHPSDVEVDVAVSDGRVLLVEVSSHVRRSDISLFKRKAAFYERRCGRVPDRLVVVTPYADQDAVELAAALGIEVHTR
- a CDS encoding Lsm family RNA-binding protein, whose product is MSRDLAATAFRRFAEEVVTLIGKRVAVSTTYNKTYEGDLIGVDENLNIILNNVTGAKEKAFKIIINGRFIQEISLVEKPFDLKALADRLSKVFPGMVKLREDIGAIIVMEKIKVTPEGVEGTGLAAEKVKTVYEQFLKEIKQTQP